In Calditrichota bacterium, the genomic stretch GTCGACATGCACACCAAGCAACCGAAGGCGATTGACTGCCTCGCGGGCAGTGAGCCCGATGACCCGCGGCATGAGGAGGCGCTCACCGGTCTCCTCCTCCCTCACTTCCGCGCCCAACTCCAACACGATCGTCGAACCGATGGCCACCTGCGCACCAGGCTCTGGGTGCTGCTTCTGGACGAACTCTCCCTTACCTTGCCACTGGGCGCGCAGTCCCAACTCGCGGAGCACGGCCCTGCAG encodes the following:
- a CDS encoding PASTA domain-containing protein, which gives rise to CRAVLRELGLRAQWQGKGEFVQKQHPEPGAQVAIGSTIVLELGAEVREEETGERLLMPRVIGLTAREAVNRLRLLGVHVDVSGAGRVVRQHPAPGEAIRRGGRCTLECQSGVALVDAPRW